DNA from Sorangium aterium:
ATCTCCCGCCGTCGACAGCCCTGTGATCTGGTACGTGACGAACGAGCGCGGATCCGCGCTCGGCACGACGCAGTGCCCGCACCCGTCGGAGGCCGCGATCTCGATCGGAGGGACGCTCGCGTCGGTCGTGATCGTGTAGATGAACTCCGCTGGCTCGCCCCTCCAGTAGACGCAGCGGCTGGACTCGATCGATATCGTCACGCCCGGGATCGTGCCCTGGACGTCGCGCACCGCGCACGGCTCCGCCCCCGGCGGCAGCCCGCGGTCGCCGCCGCTGCTGCTGCTCTTGCCGTCGTCGCCGCTTCCGCCGCCCTCCTTGCTGCCGCCGCATCCGGCCGCGCACGCAGCGGACAGCAAGGCTATCGCCAGAGCTCGAATCATGTCGTTCGCCATTCCCTCACCTCTCCCTCCTTCGCGCCACGCCGCCTGTCTGCGGCGGCGCGCGATCGGCAGCAAGGGAGATGCTCCACGAAGCGCGTGCGGGCTCCGGCGGGACAGGCCGTGGCTCGGCCCACCCCGGGGCGTCGACTGTGCCAGCCTGGGCCGCGGCCAGCTTCGCCTCAGCCGTGCTTCAGGGATAGATCTCGATCCCCAGCTTTGCCGTCACGACGCCCTGCTCCTTGCCATCGAACGTCACCTCGACTTCGTAGCTCCCCGGCGCGAAAGGGTCGCCCTCCGGATTGCTCGTGTCGGACGGCCCGGTCCACTGCCGCCCCGACCAGCGGATCGTCTGCGTCGCCGTGGTCGCGTCGACCTGCACGGTCACCGCCTCGTCGGGAGCGCAGCAGCCCACGTCGCACAGGCAGTAGAGCTGCGGCTGCGGATCCGCACCCCACGAGAGGCCGCTGATCTTGTAGGAGACGAGCGAGAGGGGATCGCTCGTCGGTTCGACGCAGCGCCCGCAGCCGGTGGAGGCCGCGACGTCGATCGGGGGGACGCTCGAGTCGGTCGTGACCGTGTAGATGAACTCGGCCGGCTCTCCCTGGCGGTAGTTGCAGCGGCTCGACTCGATCGAGATCTTCACGCCGGGGATCGTGCCCTCGACGTCACGCACCGCGCACGGCCCGTCCGACGGGTCGATGCAGCCGCCGCCGCTGCCCTCGCCGCAGCCGCCGGTGCCGTCCTCGCCGCTGTCGTCGTTGCCGCCGCCACCGCTGTTGTGGCCGCCGCTTCCGCCAGTGCCGTCCTCGCCGCCGCTGCTGCTGCTGCTGGCGCCGCTGCCGCCGTTGCCGCCGCTGGCACCAACGCCGTCATTCACGCTGTCCTTGCATCCCATCAGGCACGCACTGGACAGCAGGGCTGCCGCCAGCACGCGAAGCACGTCGCTCGTCATCGCATCACCTCGTGGCGCCGCCACCGAACCTCGCGCGCGGCGGCGCGGGGCGTGCAGCAAAAGGGATGCCTCGCGCGGCAAGCGCAGCTTCCCGCAGGAGCGCCTCTGGTTCGCGGCACCCGGGATCTTCGATTGTGCCAGTTTGGGCCGTGGTGGGCTGTGAGCTGCTGCGCTCGCAGGGCGCCATTCCCGGCGAACCAGCTATTCCGGGGCATCCCGGCGACATCTCAACGCACGAACCAGCGGCCGGCCCGGCACATCCCACGACGCGCCGGCGCGGTGCCCTCACTCGATCTCGGGGTACCAGCACGCCACGCGGTGGCCGCTGCCGGGGACGAGCTCCTCGAGCGGCGGGATCTCGACATCGCACTTGCCCTCTTCGGCCTTCCGGCAGCGAGGGTGGAACACGCAGCCGTCGGGCGGGTTGATCGCGCTCCCGGGCGCGCCCGGCAGCAGGCGGCGCGCCTTGCTCCCCCGCTCGATCGACGGCGTCGCATCGAACAGCGCGCGCGTGTACGGGTGGTGCCGCCGGCCGGCGACGCCCTGCGTGGGGCCGATCTCCACGATGCGGCCGAGGTACATCACCGCGACGCGGTGGCTCACGTGCTCGACGACCCGGAGGTCGTGCGAGATGAACAGCAGGCCGAGCGACAGCTCGTCCTGGAGCTCCTCCAGCAGGTTGACGATCTGGGCCTGCACCGAGAGGTCGAGCGCGCTCACGGGCTCGTCGCAGACGATGAAGTCCGGGCGCACGGCGAGGGCGCGGGCGATCGCGACGCGCTGCCGCTGGCCGCCGGAGAGCTCGTGGGGGAAGCGCTCCATCATGTCCGGCCGCAGGCCGACCTTCTGGAGCGCGCCCTCGACCATCGCGGTCTCCTCGTCGCGGCTCCTCGCGAGGCGGTGGATGACGATGCCCTCGCCGACGATCTCGCGCAGCGTCATGCGCGGGTTGAGCGAGCCGTAGGGGTCCTGGAAGACGATCTGCATCCGCCGGCGCATGGCCCTCAGCGCGCGGCTCGACAGGGCGCTCAGGTCGTGGCCGTCGAAGAGGACGCGGCCGACCGTTGGCTCGGTGAGCCGGAGCACGAGGCGCCCGAGGGTGCTCTTGCCGGAGCCCGACTCGCCGACGAGGCCGAGCGTCTCGCCGCGGTGGACGTGGAAGGTCGCCTCGAC
Protein-coding regions in this window:
- a CDS encoding ABC transporter ATP-binding protein, which translates into the protein MTRDSGSPPPTQRDEPGAAAAHPQPAAAAHPEGTESAPGERPLVQAEGLSKFYPVQRGAFAKPSFGQAVVEATFHVHRGETLGLVGESGSGKSTLGRLVLRLTEPTVGRVLFDGHDLSALSSRALRAMRRRMQIVFQDPYGSLNPRMTLREIVGEGIVIHRLARSRDEETAMVEGALQKVGLRPDMMERFPHELSGGQRQRVAIARALAVRPDFIVCDEPVSALDLSVQAQIVNLLEELQDELSLGLLFISHDLRVVEHVSHRVAVMYLGRIVEIGPTQGVAGRRHHPYTRALFDATPSIERGSKARRLLPGAPGSAINPPDGCVFHPRCRKAEEGKCDVEIPPLEELVPGSGHRVACWYPEIE